Within the Ensifer canadensis genome, the region TCGAGCACCGCCTCTTCCTGCGGCGTGAGACCGCCTTCGCCAAGACCGAGCGAGGCGACCAGCGCTCGGTGCACGATCAGATCGGCGTAGCGCCGGATCGGCGAAGTGAAATGCGCATATTTCAACAGGTTGAGGCCGAAATGGCCGATGTTCTCAGGGCTGTAGATCGCCTGGCTCTGGGAGCGCAGCACCATCTCGTTGACCATGGTTTCGAACGGCTTGCCTTCGGCCTTGGACAGGATGCCGTTGAAGTGGTTCGAGCGCATGTTGCCGCCCTTGACCAGCGCGATGTCGAGCGTGGCCAGGAACTCGCGCAGGCTCTCCTGCTTGGCCAGCGACGGCTGGTCGTGCACCCGGTAGATCAGCACCTGGCGCTTCTGCTCGAGCGTCTCGGCGGCGGCGACGTTCGCCTGGATCATCATTTCTTCGATCAGCTTGTGCGCGTCGAGGCGGTCCGGCACGAAGACGCGATCGACGGTGCCGTCGGGCTTCAAGATGATCTTGCGCTCGGGCATGTTCAACTCGAGCGGCTGGCGGCGGTCACGACCGCGCGTGAGCGTGCGATAGGCCTCCCACAGCGGCTTCAGGATCGTGTCGAGGATCGGGCCGGTCTTGTCGTCGGGATTGCCGTCAATGGCGGCCTGGGCCTGCTGGTAGGAAAGCTTGGCCGCGCTCTTCATCATGATGCGATGGAAGGTGTGGCCCGCCTTGCGGCCCTCCTTGGAAAAGCGCATGCGCACGGCGAGCGCCGGCCGGTCGACGCCTTCCTTGAGCGAGCAGAGGTCGTTGGAGATCCGCTCCGGCAGCATCGGAACGACTCGGTCCGGGAAATAGACCGAGTTGCCGCGCTTCAACGCTTCGAGGTCAAGTGCCGATTTCGGCCGGACGTACCAGGAGACGTCGGCAATCGCGACGGTGACGATGACGCCGCCCGGATTGTCCTCCGACGGGTCCGGCTCCGCGTGAACAGCATCGTCGTGGTCCTTCGCATCGGCCGGGTCGATGGTGATCAGCGGCAGCGAGCGCCAGTCTTCCCGATGCGCCATGGTGGCCGGGCCGGCGTCTTCCGCTTCGTTCAGAGCGCGTTCCGGAAAGACGTGCGGGATGCCGTGGGCATAGATGGCGATCATCGAGATCGCCTTTTCCGAAGCGACCGAACCGACGACGTTTTGAACCTGAGCGCGCGGCAGGCCGTAGCGGCCAAGGCGCGTCAGTTGGACTTCGATGAGATCGCCGTCCTTGGCGTCGCCGACGAAGTCCGGATCAACAAGGATTTCCTCGCCGCGCTTTTCGATCGGCATCAGGCGCCCGCCGCCACCCGGCGTGGCGCGGAAGACGCCGAGGACGGCGTCCCGGCGCTTATCGAGCACCTTGATGATGCGTGCGGTATAGGCTGGGCCGCCACGGTCCTTGGCCGGGAAGATCTTTGCAAGCACGCGGTCGCCGAGGCCGCCGACCGGCGTCTTACCCTTGTCCTTGCCGACAGTCGACTGCTTGATCAGCACTGCCGGTGCGACGCCATCGTCATCCAGCCATTCGGCCGGGCGGCCGATCAGTTCGCCGTCAACGTCGCGCATGGTGATATCGAGCACGGTAACCGGGGGAAGGGCGCCCGGACGCACGAGCGACTTGCGCTTCTTCTCGACCAGCCCGTCTGCTTCCAACGAACGCAGCAGCGCCTTGAGTTCGACGCGCGTGTCGCCCTTGAGACCGAATGCTTTGGCAATTTCTCGCTTGGAGGCGCGTTCCGGATTCTCGGCGATGAAGCGCATCAGCACATCGCGCGGGGGAACCGCACCGTGGATGATCGAGGTTTTCTCCGACGCCGGCGCGGCCTTTGCCGCGCGGCCCTCTTTCCTGCCGGAGCCTTTTCCGGATCTTTCGGTCGGGTCGCGCGGTATTCTGGTCAAGGTCAGTCCTTCTTGGCCTTCGCGGCCGTCTTTGGTTTTGCCTTGGCAGGCGCCTTGGCCTTGGTCGTCTTCTTGGTGGCGCCGTCTGTCGCAGCCTTGGAAGA harbors:
- the rnr gene encoding ribonuclease R gives rise to the protein MTRIPRDPTERSGKGSGRKEGRAAKAAPASEKTSIIHGAVPPRDVLMRFIAENPERASKREIAKAFGLKGDTRVELKALLRSLEADGLVEKKRKSLVRPGALPPVTVLDITMRDVDGELIGRPAEWLDDDGVAPAVLIKQSTVGKDKGKTPVGGLGDRVLAKIFPAKDRGGPAYTARIIKVLDKRRDAVLGVFRATPGGGGRLMPIEKRGEEILVDPDFVGDAKDGDLIEVQLTRLGRYGLPRAQVQNVVGSVASEKAISMIAIYAHGIPHVFPERALNEAEDAGPATMAHREDWRSLPLITIDPADAKDHDDAVHAEPDPSEDNPGGVIVTVAIADVSWYVRPKSALDLEALKRGNSVYFPDRVVPMLPERISNDLCSLKEGVDRPALAVRMRFSKEGRKAGHTFHRIMMKSAAKLSYQQAQAAIDGNPDDKTGPILDTILKPLWEAYRTLTRGRDRRQPLELNMPERKIILKPDGTVDRVFVPDRLDAHKLIEEMMIQANVAAAETLEQKRQVLIYRVHDQPSLAKQESLREFLATLDIALVKGGNMRSNHFNGILSKAEGKPFETMVNEMVLRSQSQAIYSPENIGHFGLNLLKYAHFTSPIRRYADLIVHRALVASLGLGEGGLTPQEEAVLDDIAAEISTFERRAMAAERDTVDRLIAHHLNGRIGEEFEGRVAGVTKAGLFVTLPAYGANGFVPISTLGRDYFIYDEAHQALSGEKTGLGFRLGDQVQVKLVEAVPLAGALRFEMISEGRKMPTATRSFHKSGRRDRSSPRKTPGTRPPRGKR